The genomic interval TGCGACAAGGACGACGATCCCTATAACGCCCTGCGGGGCTTCTGGTACAGCCACTGCGGCTGGCTCTTCGAATTGTCGGCCTCGGATGACAACGCCAAGTACGACGGCAAGCTCCGTAAGGACCCACTGATCATGTGGCAGCACAAATACTACGTCCCAATCATCCTGTCCGGCCTGGCGCTCCCGTTTGCGCTGGGCGTGGCGGTCAACGGAAGCTGGATGGGCGGCCTGAGCTGCTTTCTGCTGGCAGGCGTCTGCCGGATATTCCTCGTTCTGAATTCGACCTTCTGCATCAACTCGATCTGCCACATCTGGGGCAGCCAGCCTTATGGCACGAAGGACAGCAGCCGGGACAGCTGGTGGGTGTCGCTGATCACCTTCGGCGAGGGATACCACAACTACCATCACATGTATTTGCGCGACTACCGCAACGGGCCGCAGTGGTATAATTTCGATCCATCCAAATGGCTGATCTTTTCGCTCTCCAAAGTCAGACTCGCGTCCAACCTCCAGCGCCGGTCAAATTAACCCGACTGGGTCTTTTTCCCTCCGGCCGTAGGCCTACGAGCCACTTGTCAGCGCAGGAAGCCATCGGCTAGCATGGGGCCGGCACAGTCGTCACCACACGAGGTTGGCATGGCAGACACTCCCCATCAGCACGGACACCAGGAACAGGCCAGGCCCAATCTGCTGCCTGACGTGAAGCACATCATCGCGGTTAGCAGCGGCAAGGGCGGAGTGGGTAAATCCACAGTCGCGACGAACCTTGCCGTCGCATTGGTTGTCTCCGGTGCCAAGGTCGGCCTGCTCGACGCTGACATCTACGGTCCCAACATCCCGCTGATGCTGGGCGTGCGTACGCCGCCTGAGCAGAAGGACGGCAGGTTGCTCCCGGCCGAAAGCTATGGCGTCAAACTCATCTCCATGGCCTTTTTCGTTCCGGAGGACAAGGCCATTGTTTGGCGTGGACCGATGGTTCATACCGCCATCCAGCAGTTCTTCCGTGACGTTGTCTGGGGCGAGCTCGACTATCTGCTCATTGATCTGCCGCCCGGCACTGGCGACGCGCAGCTCTCCATCTCGCAATTGGTCACGCTGGCGGGCGCCATCACCGTCACCACGCCACAGGAAGTGGCCCTGCACGACGTCCGCAAGGGCATGACGATGTTCCAGAGCGTGAACGTGCCGCTGCTCGGCGTTATCGAGAACATGAGCTACTTCGTCTGCAAACATTGCGGCGAGCGGGAGGAGATCTTCTCGCATGGCGGAGGGGCCCGCGCAGCGGAAACACTGGGGGTGCCGTTTCTCGGCGCCATCCCAATCGATACGGCGATCCGGGCGGGCGGGGACGAAGGCATGCCGATTGTCGTCGCGCAACCCGATTCGGAGCAGGCCAAGGCTTTCATGGGGATCGCCACAAAAGTTGCAAATAATCTTAAGACGAAAACTGCCGGCGCCCCGGCAGGTGGTATCCAGAGTTTGCTGAATAAAATCAAACGTCCTGCATAACGGGGAGCACATGGCGGAACTAGTGCGGGTAGCAGGCACGGCAGACATCAAACAGGGTAATGGCATTGTGGCCGAGGTAAACGGCAAGTCACTGGCTATCTTCAACGTCAACGGCACATATCACGTCATCGACAACGACTGCGTGCATCGCGGTGGCCCATTGGGCGAGGGCGAGCTGGATGGCGAGGTTGTCATGTGCCCCTGGCACAACTGGACTTTTAACGTCATCACGGGCCGCGGTGTCAGCAACCCGGCCGCCTGCGTAAAGTCTTATCCGGTGACCGTCGAGGGAAGCGACATCAAGGTCGCGCTGTAACGCCTAATCCTCAGCCACAGAAGGGCTTATGGCGACGCCGAACCACATCGAGACAACGGAACTGCTGGTTCGCCTCTACGTTTTTCTGACGCAATACCTCGACCGCTGTATCAACGAAGCAGCCCATCGGTCCTATCCCGAATCCGAACTCAAGAAACATCTGAGTGAGACCCGCGCTACGCTGGCCAGCATTTTGACCATCAATCGTGTTGTCAAAACCAAAGTCGAGGAAGAATGTGACCGCGTGATCTCGCTGGCCGACTCCTGCCTGAAGAATGGGGGCACCATGGCCGATATCGAACGCCTGAAGGTCGAACAGGGGATTTTGCGTAACAAGACCATCGTCCTGAGCGATCTGTTAGCAGTTTTTCGTTCTGTCTGATGAGTGTCGAAAAACATCAACTGGCGGGGCTTGATGGCCGGGCCAGAGGATTTAACCGCGTAGTGGAGATCGAACGGGGGGCAGCCGGCTGCTGCGCGATGCTTCGATACGAACAGACCGTGATTGGTGTCGAGGGACATCCGACAGAAGCCGCCGCTTTACACGGATTGGTCGTGCGCCTTCAATCGCAAGGCTACACGCAGCTTCGCAGCCAACTGAGTTTTCAGGGGTCGGCCTATCTTGGCTCGCGGGAACCCTGGATCGAATATCCCGATCCGAGTCAACCATCGTTTCTGGGCCGGTTGTTCGGGAAGCTCTTTGGCCGCAGGGGCACAGGACCGATAGCCGCATGAGTTTGATTCCTGTCCATGCCATCACGCGTCCACACCAACGTCTGCCCCCCTGGTTCAAGGTCGATCTTAAGACCGGAGCAGACTATCAGCATCTCCGACAGACAATGGATCAGCTGGCCCTGCATACGATCTGCGAAGAAGCCCGCTGCCCTAATCAATGGGAATGCTGGAACAACCGGACGGCCACGTTCCTGATTCTTGGCGACATCTGCACTCGCCGTTGCCATTACTGCGCAGTGACAACTGGCAAACCGCGTCCCGTCGATCATACGGAACCACAGCGGGTAGCTCAGGCGGTTCGACTGTTGGGCCTTCGCCATGCCGTTATCACATCCGTGAATCGCGATGAATTGCCGGACGGAGGGGCTTCCGTATTTGTGGAAACGATCCAACAGATCAAACTGGCACAGCCGGAGTGCACGATTGAAGTATTAATTCCTGATTTCGACGGCAATAAAGCAGCCCTGGCGGTGGTTGCGGAGGCGAAGCCGGACATTCTCAATCACAACATTGAAACGGTCCGGCGGCTGTTTCCTACCATCCGGCCACAGGGTAAATACGATCGCTCCGTTAAGCTGCTAGGCTGGGCCCAGCACATGGGACTCGTCACCAAGTCAGGCCTAATCGTCGGCATGGGGGAAACGGATAAAGAAATTCGGGAAGTCATGCTCGACCTTCGCTCTGTCGGTTGCGACATTCTGACAATCGGCCAGTACCTCCAGCCCACAAAAGAGCACCTACCGGTTGCCCGCTTTTACCACCCGGATGAATTTGCCGGCTTTAAGCAGGAAGGTCTAGCGCTGGGGTTCCGTCACGTTGAATCGGGACCGCTGGTCCGCAGTTCCTACCACGCTGAACAGCAGATTGGTGGGCGCTAACGACCATAGTGTTGGCCATAGGGGCCGTGAATATTCGCCAGTGGATAAATTGGATATCAGGTCTTCGCGCATCTGAGTGCCCAGATTCTTTCTCGCCACCCCGCTGGGGGAGGGGAAGCGATAAATTGACTCTCCTTTCGACCGCCCCCTATAATGCGTCTGCGAATTACGCGCGCGGCATTGTCGCAATGCAAACACGCAGTTTGATTCACCAACTCCAGGCCTCCTTGCAGCAAGCCTTTGCCATCAAGCCTGATGGCTTACCGCTAAATTCCGACGATCAGGCGCTGCTTGAAAAAGTGGCTACGGCTATCGTCGATCGGCACATGGCCGAACCGGCTATTCTGTTCCTAGAATCAGCGGGGCCCATGAACTTTCTGAGTAGTCAGGCGCTGCATTTCCTGGCACCTATTCTGGATATGGCCTGCGATGCCCATGATATCCAGCAGGTAGCCACTCTCCTCGAACGCCGTGATGCCATCCCTTGCTTGATCGAGCGTATCGGCGCCAGGTCCGCTGCGGCCGGAGCACCGGTGCGATGACGGCATCCGCCTCCGTTCCAGACAGGAAACCGTTCGACTCGCTCTCTGTCATTGTCGCGACGGATTGCGGCAGCACTACCACCAAAGCCATTTTGATCGAAAAGAAAGACGGTATTTACCGTCAGACCTTCCGCGGGGAGGCACCGACCACCGTTGAAGCGCCTTTTGAAGATGTTACACGCGGTGTGCTGAATGCGCTGGCTGAAGTGGAAGAACTATCCGGACGGAAAATCCTGGACGGCGAGAAAATCATCACGCCGGCCGGCGCGGGCGGCAATCCCAAGGCCGGTGTAGATATTTACGTGTCCACGAGTAGCGCAGGTGGCGGTCTTCAGATGATGGTGGCCGGGGCCGTCCAGAGCATGACGGGCGAAAGCGCCCAGCGCTGCGCGCTAGGCGCTGGTGCGATCGTAATGGACGTGCTGGCCTCCAACGACGGCCGGCTGCCGCATGAAAAAATCGAACGCATCCGCTCGCTACGCCCGGATATGATCTTGCTCTCCGGAGGAACGGACGGCGGGACGGTGACGCACGTCGTCGAAATGGCTGACTACATCGCGGCCGCGGCGCCTCGGCCGCGGCTAGGCATGAGCTACGACCTGCCGTTGATCTATGCTGGCAACAAGGACGCCCGTGAGCGGGTGACGGACATTCTGGGCACTAAGACTGCGCTGACGGTCACCGACAACATCCGTCCTTTGCTGGAAAAGGAAAATCTGACTCCGGCTCGGAACAAAATTCACGATCTGTTTCTTGAGCACGTCATGGCGCAGGCACCCGGTTACAAAAAACTCATGTCCTGGGCAGGTGCCCCCATTGTCCCAACGCCCGCGGCAGTCGGATTCATCATGGAAGCTCTGGCTACGCGTGACAAGATCAATCTCATCGGCGTGGATATTGGCGGTGCCACGACTGACGTCTTCTCCGTCTTTGGCGGAATCTTCAACCGGACGGTCAGCGCTAATCTCGGGATGTCCTATAGCATCTCGAACGTGCTGGCGGAAGCAGGACTCGCCAACATCATGCGCTGGGTGCCCTTCAACGTCGATGAGCAGACAATCCGTAACCGAATTAAAAACAAGATGATTCGGCCGACGACGATTCCACAGACGCTCGACGAGTTACAAATCGAGCAGGCGATCGCTCGCGAGGCCCTCCGACTAGCGCTGATCCACCACAAGTCACTGGCTACCGGGCTGAAAGGCGTGCAGCAGGAGCGGACGATCTCAGACATTTTCGATCAGAAAACATCTGGTGCCACACTAATTGATATGCTCAAGCTAGATTTAATTGTTGGCAGCGGTGGCATCCTCTCGCATGCGCCGCGGCGCGTACAGTCCATGCTCATGATGGTCGATGCCTACGAGCCGCTGGGCTTCACGACGCTTTCTGTCGACAGCATCTTCATGATGCCGCACCTTGGCGTACTCTCGACGATCAATGAGAAAGCGGCCACGGAGGTATTCGTTAACGACTGCCTGGTCTATCTCGGTACCTGTATCGCACCGATCGGACAGGGGATTAATGGCCAGACATGCGCCGACTACGTGGTCACCTTCCAAAGCGGACAGACGTCGGTACAAGGTACGCTGGCATTCGGTGAATTGAAACTGATCGCGCTTGGTAACACTGAACGGGCAACCGTCACAATGAGGCCGGTGAAGTCGGTGGATCTTGGGGAAGGGAAGGGCGTGGCTGTAACGAAGAATGTCCGTGGGGGCGCCGTCGGCTTGCTGCTGGACGGCCGTGGCCGTCCGCTCCAGTTGCCCACTGATGCCACTGCGCGCGTCAAAGCGGTAACACGCTGGAATCGCGCAGTGGGCCTTTATCCAACAACTGACCATAGCTGAGCACGAGTTGCGATTGCCACGTACCGTCGCCCACGACTCAACCGTAACCTAATCAAACCTCTCAATGGGACACGCGTACACACCAGGTTTGACCGTGACCGAACGCACCACCGTGCGTAAGCGCCGTCTCCTTCCGATTCCCGGCACAGTGGCAGTGACAGCAGGCGACCGCGTGAAGCCTGATTCCGTTGTGGCCCATGCGGAACTGCCTGGCAAAGTCCACTCGATCAATGTTGCGAATCTGTTGGGCGCGGCGCCCGATGAAGTTCCCGAGTATATGCACCACAAACAAGGTGAGGTGGTCCAAAAAAATGACGTCATTGCCGAAAACAAGCCCTTCATCAAATTGCTCAAAACTGTAGTACGATCACCCGTGCAGGGCACGGTGGAGGCTGTCTCCACCGTTACGGGGCAGGTGTTACTGCGCGAACCGCCGAGACGGCTCGAACTGCTGGCTTACGTTGAGGGACACGTAACGGATGTGCTGCCGCAGCATGGCATCATCGTTGAAACGGACTGCACCCTGGTCCAAGGCATCTTTGGTGTAGGTGGGGAAACCTGGGGTGAACTCACGATGGCAGTCCAATCTCCGGACGAGTTGCTGACCGCTGACCATCTGATGCCTGCCATGGCCGGTCAAATTGTAGTTGGCGGTTCTTTTGTCACTGCTGATACCTTGGGTAAAGCGAAAGCTCTGGGCGTGGCAGCTCTTGTCGTCGGCGGTATGCATGACAAAGATTTGCGCACGCTCCTGCGCTATGATCTCGGTGTGGCCATTACCGGAACGGAGCAAATCGGCTTTACGTTAATTCTCACGGAAGGGTTCGGGACGATCCCGATGGCCGCCAAAACCTTTGCGTTGCTGTCGAAACATGCAGGTCAGAATGCGTCGGTATCGGGTGCAACGCAGATTCGGGCGGGAGTGATCCGCCCGGAACTCATCATTCCCGCATCGCAGCAGTCTGCCGCAGCCAGCGCGAGACCGAAAGCGGAGCGGGAGGGTATTGTAGTCGGCGATCAGGTCCGAGTCATCCGCGATCCCCTCTTCGGACGTATTGGTACGGTTAGCGATCTGCCACCTGACTTGCGCCAAATTGAGACCGAAAGCCGCGTCCGCGTGCTGGAAGTGACCTTTGCTGATAACACCCGCGCGGTCATTCCGCGCGCTAACGTGGAAATTATTGAAGGATGACAACTGCACCAAAGGCCGTTGCGTGTAAAAGCATGAGCCGACGAGGTCGGTTCCGATCACTACGACGTTGTGGCTCAACTTCAGCAGTCATGCTTCAAACGGTACTCGTGCTCGGATGCCTACTTTTGCCACGACTCGCGCATGCGGATGACCTGGCCTCCCCACAAAATGTTCGTGTCTTTGACACGCCAAATGATGGGGGGGGCAGTCTCACGGTTGTCTGGGATAAGGCGGCCGGCGAGACCAAGGACGGGCGTTATCAGGTACTGCTCCATCAGCCAAGTGCCGCTGACCCCAAAGTCATCGCTGAGTTTGCAGCCAACTCGCGTTATGTCAAAGATGCCAAAATTCCCTGGTGGACCCGATCCGTGCCAAACACTAATCATTTTATTACAATCAGAACAGGCAAGGGCCTTGAACTGAAAGACGGCACATTGTATGGCGTGACGGTCGTCGCTGTGTCGGGTGAGCACAGGGCGCCCGCCGCCACTGTGCAGGCGACGCCGGAGCCCAACTGGTTCAATTGGAACCAGATTAACAATTTGGCCATTGTTATTATTTTCGTATTGATTGTCTTCGGTTCGATTCACGTCGCTAAAACGAAGGATATTTTTCTCCGTCGTATTGCCGGATTAGATGCTGTCGATGAAGCTATCGGCCGTGCCACTGAATTGGGTAAGCCCATTCTCTATCTGACCGGCGCCGGTGACATGAGCGAGCCATCCACCGTGGCGGCAGCGGTGATTCTTGGACGGGTGGCCAAACGGGTAGCCGCCTACGAAACCGACCTCTTGGTACCGCACCGCGATCCCATCGTCATGGCCGTGTGCCAGGAAATCACCAAGCAGTCATATCTCGAAGCGGGGAAACCAGATGTCTTTAAAGAGGACTCCAACTTCTTTATTACGACCGACCAGTTTAGTTATACCGCGGCAGTAGACGGCATCATGTTGCGCAAAAAGCCCGCGGCGAACTTTTTTATGGGCTCCTACTTTGCCGAGTCACTACTGCTAACCGAAACCGGGGCGAGCACCGGGGCGATCCAGATCGCGGGCACCGACTCAGACCATCAATTGCCGTTTTTCGTAACGACCTGTGATTACACACTGATCGGGGAGGAGCTCTACGCCGCCAGCGCCTATCTCTCACGCGAGCCGATCCAGCTTGGAACCCTCCGCGGGCAAGATATTGGCAAGGCCTGCATCCTAGGCACCATCGCTGTGGGTACTGCGGTTGCGACCGTTGCCGTTCTGTTCGGTGTGGACTTGTCGCCGATCATCGACCTCATGCGAGATTTAAAATGACTTTTCTACGCCGCCAACTGCCGCTGTTTATTACCTTCGCAACCGGTATTCTCTTTGCTGCGCAGTACTATGTGCCGCATCCGGACTCCGAGCTCATGCTGACAACCACGACGAAGTGGCTGCAGATCATCGGCGGATTCGCGCTGGTGCTAGGCGTGACGAGTCTGTTCCACCTCCATGCCGTGAAAATCCGTCGCCAGGAAGCGGGCTGGGGCTACAGCTTTGTGCTCTATGCCGGAATGCTTGGGACGATCGTCATCGGACTCTGGCACAACGGCAAAGAAACGACGGAGGGTGTTACCACTGCCTTCGGCTGGATCTACACCTACATGATGGTGCCGCTCCAGGGAACGATGTTCGCGATTCTTGCGTTTTTCATTGCCTCCGCTGCGTATCGTTCGTTCCGTGCGCGCAGCCGTGAGGCCGCTGTGCTCTTAATCGCCGCTGTGATCGTGATGATGGGTCGCGTCCCGCTCGGCGAGCATCTGATTCCTTTAAGTGGCGACGTGACACAGTGGATTCTCAACGTACTAAACGCTGCGGTCCGCCGTGCCATCTTGATCGGCATTAGTCTTGGCGCGATCGCCCTGTCACTGAAAATTATCTTTGGAGTTGAGCGGGCCTACCTGGGTGGAGGCAAAGAGTAACGTGATGCAGGCCTTCTATCTCGTGAAGTGTATCGTCAAGTACACGGACCGCGCTACGAGCAACGGAGTTGGGAATGACCTTCGCTGAGCGCATGCTCAAATTAGATCGGAGGGTGATCTTTATTGTGATCGGGCTCTGCACGCTCATCCCGCTACTTTATCCGGTCGGTCTAGCTATCAAAATTTCACCGGAAGTGCAGGCTGTCTACGATTACATGGAGTCGTTGCCGGAGGGATCGGTTTTTCTACTCTCGCTGGATTTCGATCCGGCCTCCAAGCCAGAACTCTATCCGCAGGCCGTGGCGCTCTTAAAGCATGCGTTCAAGAAAAACCTCCGCGTGATCGGCATGACCCTCTGGCTCCCCGGCACCGGCATGGCCGACGAAGTCGTCTCGCGCGTCGCACGAGAATCCGGCAAGACTGCTGGCAGGGACTACGTGTTTCTTGGCTGGAGCCCGGGCAGCGGCTCGGTCATCATCAATATGGGGCAGGATCTCTATAAGGCTTTCCCGACGGACTACCACAACCGCCCGACCAAGGATCTCGAGGTGCTCAAGGGCGTGCAGAGCCTACGGGATGTGGCCTACGTCATCAGCCTCGCGGCTGGCACAACAGGCATTGAAACCTGGTATGTGTTTGGGAAGGACAAGTACAAGTTCGAACTAGCTGGCGGCTGCACCGGTGTCATTGCGCCCGGCCTCTATCCCTTGTTGCGCAGCGGGCAGATCAATGGGCTGATTGGCGGGTTGCGCGGCGCAGCGGAGTATGAAGTTCTCATTGGCCAGAAGGGACGAGCGGTGGCCGGCATGGACGCTCAGTCCGCCACGCACGTTGCGATTATTCTTCTGGTTATCCTGTGCAACACGTTTTATTTTCTGCGTCAGACATCACGCGGCAAGGCCGCGCAAGATCAGTAGGAACATACCATGTCGGTTGAAGCAATACTCGGAGCGTGGGTGGCAACAGGATTGACCTTGTTCATCCTGACGTTTCTCTACCAAGACAATGCGCTGTTTAAATTTGCCGAACATCTCTACGTCGGCGTCTCAGTCGGCTACACGATCGTCAAAACCTATGACACCGTACTAGTGCGCCTGATCTACGAGCCGATGGTTAAGCAAGGAGACTGGTCGCTCCTCATTCCGCTTTTCATCGGTGCACTCATGCTGACCCGCTATGTACCGAAGGCTGCCTGGATGTCGCGTATTGCCTTTGCGTTTATCGTCGGGGTCGGAACGGGACTCGCGATACCGCGGATCATCTCGTCATACATTCTTAAGCAGATTGAAGACACGGTCAGGCCGCTGGTCACAATGACGGCGGAGGGCGTGACGTTCACCGCTAGCCTCCTCAATCCCGCGAGCAACTTGAACGCGATCGTGCTCCTAGTCGGTGTCGTCTCCGTGCTCTTCTACTTTTTCTTTTCAGTCGAGCACACCGGAGTTGGAAAAGCGGTCGCACGGACAGGCATTTTCTTCCTCATGGTCGCGTTCGGCGCAGCCTTTGGCTACACGGTCATGGCCCGCATGTCGCTACTGATCGGTCGACTCACTGACCTGATTGAGTTCTCCCGTTCCGATTACGGTTGGGCCACCTGGTGCCTGCTCGCACTCACGGTGAGCACATTGATCGTCTTGGAATGGTACAAAAAAGGAATTGAGCCTCCTCAATGACATCCATTAAGAACACGCACCAGTTTCCACTGCTCCGCAATCTCCAGTTCTCGCCATTGAAACAGGGCGAGGACCAATACATCGTCCTTTGGGACCCCAGCGGCTTGAGCGCTGAGAAGCTCATTGTCCCGCTGAGCTATTTCTATTTGCTGCAATTTTTCGACGGTGCACATTCACTTGAACAGATGGCCGCTGAGTACCTGAAAAAATTTGGCGAATTTCTGGTGCCGGACCAGATTCAACGGTTGGTTACTGATCTTGACGCTCGGCTTTTCCTGGAAGGGGAGAAAGCTGCGGAGGCGCATCGGGAGGCACTGGCGATCTACCGTAACGCGTCAGTCAGGCCCGCCGTTTTTGCGGGCAAGGGGTACGAGGCAGATGCCAAAAAGTTGGCCGCTCAGATTGCCGGCTGCTTCAGTTCGAAGGAAGGCCCGCCGAAAAAAGAATCTGCGCGCAAGGGCCAGCTAATTAAAGGGTTGGTCGCGCCGCATTATCCAGTCAACGAGGCCGGTCCGGTCTATGCCTGGGCATACAAAGAACTTGAAGAATCGCAGACGCCGGACTGCTTCGTCATTTTCGGCACCTGCCAGGCCGGGTTGAACCAGGCCTTTGCCGTAACCGATAAGGATTTTCAAACACCGCTCGGCATTGTCAAGACCGATCGGGCCATCGTCGACGCACTCCGCGCAAAGGCTAGTGTCTATTTCGAGGAAGAACTCGCGCATAAGCACGAGCATTCGATCGAGTTCCAATTGCCGTTTCTGCAACAGGGCGTCGGCAAGGTCAAGCCCATCACTATCGTGCCGATACTCTGCTCGTTTCCTGCCGCCTGCCTCTTTGATCCCTCGATGACAGATGTACGTGACCACGTTCAAACGTTTCTTGCGACGCTGCGGGAAGTTCTGGCGTCGTCTGGGAAGTCTGCCTGCTTTGTCGCGAGTGCGGAACTAGCCCACATTGGCCTCCGCTACGGTGATTCCAAACCGCCTACGGACTTTTCGTTCCATCGTTGCATGCAAACTGACATGGCCATGTTAAAACATACGGAAGAGATCAATGCTGACGAATTCGCCAGGTTTGTTGCTAAGGAAGAGGATAGCCGGAGGATTTCCGGCTTCGGGGCCATTTACAGCGTGCTGGCAATGATCGGGCAGGGAAAGGGTGAAGTCCTCAGATACGACCGAGGTATTACTGACCAGTTCAACTCGACGGTGACCTACGCCAGTATCACAATGTTCTAGCAGGGTTTATTCCTTTACAGTCACGGTCATTGTCGGAGGGTCGAGCGGATTATCCCGCTCATCACGTGGAAGCGCCACGATCGTGTCTAAAATCTCAACCCCACGGACAACTTCCCCAAATACTGTATAGCGTCGATCAAGCCCGCTGGAATCCGCCACGCAGATAAAAAACTGTGAGCCATTGTCGTCGAAGCTGCGCGTGCTGTTGCTCTCGCGCGGCATCTTGGCCATGGAGACGGCCCCGCGCTTGTGGGGACGGTCGTTCGGCTCAGGCGGCAGAGCGTAACCGGGCTCGCCAGTACCATGCAGACTGCGGTCCGGTTTCTTGCTGAGGGGGTCGCCGCCCTGGATGAGAAAGCCCGGCACGATACGGTGGAATGTCGTGTCGTCATAAAAGCCCATCTTGGCCAGATTGATAAAATTTTCAACGTGGCGCGGTGCCTCGTCCGGAAAAAACCGGATGTGAATCTCGCCAAACCTGGTCGCGATGATGGCCTTCGGATTCTTTTTTTGGAATTGCACGGTCACAACGCGACTCTACCAAGCTCTTCGCCTGGCCGCAACCCGTCGCCGGGCTTGATTCTGATCCACATAATTCCACCTGCCAGCGCCACCAGCGCCGCTACGCCAAGCGCAGCGGCCCAGCCGACCTGCTCGGCCAGCCAGGGCGTCAATATCGGCGACACACTACCGCCGACATTGGCCCCCGTGTTCATGACGCCGGACAGTGTCCCGGCGTGGGCTTTTGAGAGATCGGACGTGCAGGCCCAGTAGGCACCGACTGTAAAATAGAGGAGGCCAGCTCCGAGCGACAGTAGGACAATGGCGAACAGCGGCGAGTCGCTGTATGCACCAAGGCAAATGGCGAGCGCGGCCAATCCCATACCGGCCGCGCCGGTATATTGCCGTCCCGCATTGAGTCCAACGCGAACAACCAACCGGTCAGTCACCCAGCCGCCCAGCGGGCAGAGCAGCGCCATGGCCAGAAAAGGCGCTGAGGCAAACCAGGCGCCTTGCAGTTCGTTAAATTCGCGCACGGTGACCAGGTAGAGATAAAACCACGACATATAAATGTAGGCGACATACCCAAGACAGGA from Nitrospira sp. carries:
- a CDS encoding Mrp/NBP35 family ATP-binding protein — its product is MADTPHQHGHQEQARPNLLPDVKHIIAVSSGKGGVGKSTVATNLAVALVVSGAKVGLLDADIYGPNIPLMLGVRTPPEQKDGRLLPAESYGVKLISMAFFVPEDKAIVWRGPMVHTAIQQFFRDVVWGELDYLLIDLPPGTGDAQLSISQLVTLAGAITVTTPQEVALHDVRKGMTMFQSVNVPLLGVIENMSYFVCKHCGEREEIFSHGGGARAAETLGVPFLGAIPIDTAIRAGGDEGMPIVVAQPDSEQAKAFMGIATKVANNLKTKTAGAPAGGIQSLLNKIKRPA
- a CDS encoding peptidylprolyl isomerase, with product MTVQFQKKNPKAIIATRFGEIHIRFFPDEAPRHVENFINLAKMGFYDDTTFHRIVPGFLIQGGDPLSKKPDRSLHGTGEPGYALPPEPNDRPHKRGAVSMAKMPRESNSTRSFDDNGSQFFICVADSSGLDRRYTVFGEVVRGVEILDTIVALPRDERDNPLDPPTMTVTVKE
- a CDS encoding methylaspartate mutase; translation: MTASASVPDRKPFDSLSVIVATDCGSTTTKAILIEKKDGIYRQTFRGEAPTTVEAPFEDVTRGVLNALAEVEELSGRKILDGEKIITPAGAGGNPKAGVDIYVSTSSAGGGLQMMVAGAVQSMTGESAQRCALGAGAIVMDVLASNDGRLPHEKIERIRSLRPDMILLSGGTDGGTVTHVVEMADYIAAAAPRPRLGMSYDLPLIYAGNKDARERVTDILGTKTALTVTDNIRPLLEKENLTPARNKIHDLFLEHVMAQAPGYKKLMSWAGAPIVPTPAAVGFIMEALATRDKINLIGVDIGGATTDVFSVFGGIFNRTVSANLGMSYSISNVLAEAGLANIMRWVPFNVDEQTIRNRIKNKMIRPTTIPQTLDELQIEQAIAREALRLALIHHKSLATGLKGVQQERTISDIFDQKTSGATLIDMLKLDLIVGSGGILSHAPRRVQSMLMMVDAYEPLGFTTLSVDSIFMMPHLGVLSTINEKAATEVFVNDCLVYLGTCIAPIGQGINGQTCADYVVTFQSGQTSVQGTLAFGELKLIALGNTERATVTMRPVKSVDLGEGKGVAVTKNVRGGAVGLLLDGRGRPLQLPTDATARVKAVTRWNRAVGLYPTTDHS
- a CDS encoding Rieske 2Fe-2S domain-containing protein; the encoded protein is MAELVRVAGTADIKQGNGIVAEVNGKSLAIFNVNGTYHVIDNDCVHRGGPLGEGELDGEVVMCPWHNWTFNVITGRGVSNPAACVKSYPVTVEGSDIKVAL
- the lipA gene encoding lipoyl synthase, with product MSLIPVHAITRPHQRLPPWFKVDLKTGADYQHLRQTMDQLALHTICEEARCPNQWECWNNRTATFLILGDICTRRCHYCAVTTGKPRPVDHTEPQRVAQAVRLLGLRHAVITSVNRDELPDGGASVFVETIQQIKLAQPECTIEVLIPDFDGNKAALAVVAEAKPDILNHNIETVRRLFPTIRPQGKYDRSVKLLGWAQHMGLVTKSGLIVGMGETDKEIREVMLDLRSVGCDILTIGQYLQPTKEHLPVARFYHPDEFAGFKQEGLALGFRHVESGPLVRSSYHAEQQIGGR
- the amrB gene encoding AmmeMemoRadiSam system protein B, whose product is MTSIKNTHQFPLLRNLQFSPLKQGEDQYIVLWDPSGLSAEKLIVPLSYFYLLQFFDGAHSLEQMAAEYLKKFGEFLVPDQIQRLVTDLDARLFLEGEKAAEAHREALAIYRNASVRPAVFAGKGYEADAKKLAAQIAGCFSSKEGPPKKESARKGQLIKGLVAPHYPVNEAGPVYAWAYKELEESQTPDCFVIFGTCQAGLNQAFAVTDKDFQTPLGIVKTDRAIVDALRAKASVYFEEELAHKHEHSIEFQLPFLQQGVGKVKPITIVPILCSFPAACLFDPSMTDVRDHVQTFLATLREVLASSGKSACFVASAELAHIGLRYGDSKPPTDFSFHRCMQTDMAMLKHTEEINADEFARFVAKEEDSRRISGFGAIYSVLAMIGQGKGEVLRYDRGITDQFNSTVTYASITMF
- a CDS encoding acyl-CoA desaturase; translated protein: MIGVPTYAYYYDFTAFDWTMFAILYVVTGLGITVGYHRMISHRAFDAPDWVRACFLIAGGWALQNSALKWCGDHIRHHAVCDKDDDPYNALRGFWYSHCGWLFELSASDDNAKYDGKLRKDPLIMWQHKYYVPIILSGLALPFALGVAVNGSWMGGLSCFLLAGVCRIFLVLNSTFCINSICHIWGSQPYGTKDSSRDSWWVSLITFGEGYHNYHHMYLRDYRNGPQWYNFDPSKWLIFSLSKVRLASNLQRRSN